A single Gadus macrocephalus chromosome 22, ASM3116895v1 DNA region contains:
- the angpt2b gene encoding angiopoietin-2b, producing the protein MVRWRALLLLTYHLASLLASAAAGSERQRHRVQHGPCTYTFVLPELDHCRPALSPLQDLPQGAADAPQRDSPSQGGPGVEDSPRGEEDTEGRAARMKHARQERKLESLESAMENNTLWLRRLESFIRENVRSGMEEKRNEVHTQTAAMLEMGTNLLSQSAEQTRKLTDVETQVLNQTSRLEIQLLEYSLFTNRLEKHILQQTQEISRLNEKNSFLEQRFSALESRYGRELQGLQQEKQQLQELLDRQSRLVGQLQGEVDGSTANSSMLQRQQALLTNSVQQLLAMVNHCNEIATTAKEEQASFRDCADILRSGVKDNGIYSIRLPNSTQTVKVFCDMQTRGGGWTVLQHRWNGSVDFHRGWSDYKAGFGDPSGEHWLGNDIIHQLTSSQDYSLQVRLRDRGGSEVFSHYDHFHVDAEDANYSLHAQGFSGTAGRTSSLTHSGTAFSTKDRDNDGCTCKCAQIASGGWWFEACGPSNLNGMYYPASSTVVSYNGIKWYYWKGPTLMATMTTMMVRPANL; encoded by the exons atggtccgttggcgggccctgctgctgctgacctATCACCTGGCCTCCCTGCTGgcctcggcggcggcgggctcTGAGCGCCAGCGGCACCGCGTGCAGCACGGCCCCTGCACCTACACCTTCGTGCTGCCCGAGCTCGACCACTGTCGCCCCGCCCTGTCACCCCTCCAGGACCTCCCCCAGGGGGCGGCCGACGCCCCGCAGAGGGACTCCCCATCCCAGGGAGGCCCGGGTGTGGAGGACTCCCcccggggggaggaggacacgGAGGGGAGGGCAGCCCGGATGAAGCACGCCAGGCAGGAGAGGAAGCTGGAGAGCCTGGAGAGCGCCATGGAGAACAACACGCTGTGGTTGCGGAGG TTGGAGAGCTTCATCAGGGAGAATGTGCGCTCCGgtatggaggagaagaggaacgaggtgcacacacagacggcggccatgttggaaaTGGGCACCAACCTCCTCAGCCAATCGGCGGAGCAAACCCGCAAGCTGACGGACGTGGAGACCCAG GTGTTGAACCAGACCAGCCGGCTGGAGATCCAGTTGCTGGAGTACTCGCTGTTCACCAACCGGCTGGAGAAACACATCCTGCAGCAGACCCAGGAGATCTCCCGGCTCAACGAGAAAaacag TTTCCTGGAGCAGCGGTTCTCGGCGCTGGAGTCCCGCTACGGCAGGGAGCTCCAGGGGCTGCAGCAGGagaagcagcagctgcaggagcTCCTGGACAGGCAGAGCCGCCTGGTGGGACAGCTCCAGGGGGAGGTGGACGGCTCCACGGCCAACAGCTCCATGCTGCAGAGGCAGCAGGCCCTGCTCACCAACTCTGTTCAGCAGCTGCTGGCCATGGTCAACCACTGCAATG AGATCGCCACAACGGCAAAAGAGGAGCAGGCCAGTTTCAGAGACTGTGCAGACATCCTGCGTTCCGGAGTGAAAGACAACGGGATATACAGCATCCGCCTCCCAAACTCCACCCAAACCGTCAAG GTGTTCTGTGACATGCAGACCCGCGGCGGGGGGTGGACCGTGCTGCAGCACCGGTGGAACGGCTCGGTGGACTTCCACCGCGGATGGAGCGACTACAAGGCG GGCTTTGGAGATCCGTCCGGAGAGCACTGGCTGGGGAATGACATCATCCACCAGCTGACCAGCTCCCAGGACTACAGCCTGCAGGTGCGTCTGAGGGACCGCGGCGGCAGCGAGGTCTTCTCCCATTACGACCACTTCCACGTGGACGCTGAGGACGCCAACTACAG CCTCCACGCCCAAGGGTTCAGCGGCACAGCGGGGCGCACAAGCAGCCTGACTCACTCCGGCACGGCCTTCAGCACCAAGGACAGGGACAACGACGGCTGCACCTGCAAGTGTGCGCAGATCGCCTCTGGGG GCTGGTGGTTTGAGGCCTGTGGTCCATCTAACCTGAATGGGATGTACTACCCGGCATCCTCCACCGTGGTCAGCTACAACGGCATCAAGTGGTACTACTGGAAGGGCCCCACGCTGATGGCTACCATGACAACCATGATGGTGCGCCCGGCAAACCTGTAG